The genome window TTTATCAATTCCGCAGCTGCTTCAACGGCAAAACCTTGTTTTCTTTCTGCTTCGATAATTCCATAACCAATATCACAACTTCTTCCAACAAAATTATAACCTTTAAAACCAATGTCACCAATTATTTCTCGTGTTGATTTCTTGATAATCATCCACGATTCGAAACCTGTTGGTGCGTCAACTTTAGACAAGTTTACAATAATTCGAGGCAATGTTTCGATTACATCTGCATCTGGCCAACCTTTTCCTCTAACTAAATTTAATTGCTCTAATTCGGTATAATTATTCTGTAATATATTTTCGCAAATGGAAATCGTGAACGGCATCAAAATTAATCGTTCGCTACACAATTCCGTTACTTGTAAACTTTCTAAATGCATAATTGATGAAATTTTATAACTTCAAAATGTATCAACTCATCTTTCATTAATTTTTGAGAAGAATAAATCAACAATTCAATGTTTTTGAATGTAAATCTTACCAAATAATCTCTTCCCTGAAATTTTGATGAAATTACTTTTCCTTCAAATTTTCCATTTTCAGAAATTGTAATTTCTTCTGGATAAATGACAATTTTAGAAGAATCGATTCCTAAATCTTGCGAATCATCCAACACATTTACATAACCAAAAAGTTTGGCCACATAAGCTGTCGCAGGAGAATTTCGCACATTCTCGACCTCATCAAACTGAATCATTTTTCCGTTTTGCAAAACTAAAATTTTATCCGAAGTATAAAAAGCATCATTCAAATCGTGCGTTGTAAAAATTACTGTAATTTGATGCGCTTTGCACCAATCCATAATTTTTTCTCGAATGGTTAATTTTAATGTTTGATCTAAATTAGAAAAAGGTTCATCCAGCAACAAAATTTCGGGTTGTTGTGCCAAAGCTCGTGCAATAGACACACGCTGTCGCTGACCTCCACTCAGTTTATTTGGAAAAATATGTTTAAAATCTAACATTTCAACCACCGTTAACGCTTCGTCAATTTGTTGTTGCTTAAGTTCTAAATCAAAATTGCTTAAAAATTTTCCGACATTTTCGCCAACCGTCACAAAATCTAACAAATCATAATCTTGCGCTACGTATTTCATCATTTTATGACCTGGAATCAAGTTATAAGCAGGACCACGTAATTTTTTGGTATGATAGTAAATTTCTCCTTCTTTAAAATCTAACAAACCATAAATCAATTTCAGTAAAGTTGACTTTCCACTTCCACTTTCTCCGATAATACTTATCACTTCGCCTTTGTTAACTGCAAAATTGATGTTATCGAGTACTTTTTCTTCGAAATCTGGATAATTATAACTGAGTTGTTTTACGTTTAGCACGATTGAATAATTTTTCTTATGTTTGGCTAAGGTATTAGATTTATTCAATATGAAATAATTGTTTAATTATTTCATTTATTGATATAAATCAATATCAACTATTAATTTATATTATAGTTTTGTAAAAGAAAAAATTAAAAAAAGCGATATGAAAAAATTATTCTTAGGATTGGCTGTTGTTTCTGCTGTTGCATTAACATCTTGTGGAGGAAAAACTGAAACTAAAGCTGCTACAGAAGCTCAAGAAGGAGCAACATCAACTGAAGGAGCTGCAGAATATGCTGTTGATACAACTGCATCTGT of Empedobacter falsenii contains these proteins:
- a CDS encoding GNAT family N-acetyltransferase is translated as MHLESLQVTELCSERLILMPFTISICENILQNNYTELEQLNLVRGKGWPDADVIETLPRIIVNLSKVDAPTGFESWMIIKKSTREIIGDIGFKGYNFVGRSCDIGYGIIEAERKQGFAVEAAAELINWAFTKETLEEVTACCLIENIGSTKLLTKLNFTELSRDSTMIYWSLLRENKLI
- a CDS encoding ABC transporter ATP-binding protein, coding for MLNVKQLSYNYPDFEEKVLDNINFAVNKGEVISIIGESGSGKSTLLKLIYGLLDFKEGEIYYHTKKLRGPAYNLIPGHKMMKYVAQDYDLLDFVTVGENVGKFLSNFDLELKQQQIDEALTVVEMLDFKHIFPNKLSGGQRQRVSIARALAQQPEILLLDEPFSNLDQTLKLTIREKIMDWCKAHQITVIFTTHDLNDAFYTSDKILVLQNGKMIQFDEVENVRNSPATAYVAKLFGYVNVLDDSQDLGIDSSKIVIYPEEITISENGKFEGKVISSKFQGRDYLVRFTFKNIELLIYSSQKLMKDELIHFEVIKFHQLCI